The Mesotoga sp. BH458_6_3_2_1 genome has a window encoding:
- a CDS encoding OPT/YSL family transporter: protein MRSNEVSLEKGSSKQLTVRSLVIGALGSIIITTSSMYVALRMGALPWPTIFVAVMSLAILKALGGTNLNEINVTHTAMSSGAMVAGGLAFTVPGIWILEASSEVSFLSLLIVTLAGTILGVIFTGLIRRYFIEKEKLPFPMGVASYETVVAGDKGGKKAKYLFSTMGAAAVFVAVRDGLEWIPSAWSSVRLYSRNIFFGMWISPMAVGIGYIIGPLFTGVWFLGAVLSYFFLIPVGVAAGWFADVGSATAFKDSLGIGLMVGTGVGILLKGILPRAREIYLPVKSSGKGSRIKTLRWIPLVFAAIALFLTTLTEMTLVSSLLTIVGVWLTTAMAASITGQSGINPMEIFGIIILIAVKSVASLGTIEAFLVAGVVAVACGLAGDVLNDFKSGYLLKTNPRAQIIAETVGGVIGAVVSVIVLFIMFRAYGTMGPGTELPAPQAYAVSTMVGGLPNTPAFFFGLMIGILIYLMKLPGMTLGIGMYLPMEISTAAFVGGVISFIVGKVKPKSKETGLIVSSGLLGGEGITGVVLAIIRVLTVS, encoded by the coding sequence GTGAGAAGTAACGAAGTATCGCTGGAAAAGGGTAGCTCAAAGCAGTTGACGGTCAGAAGCCTGGTCATAGGGGCACTCGGGTCGATAATAATCACTACCAGTTCAATGTACGTCGCCCTGAGAATGGGGGCTCTTCCCTGGCCGACCATCTTTGTCGCAGTGATGTCCCTGGCAATACTCAAGGCCCTGGGCGGGACTAACCTGAACGAGATAAACGTTACGCACACTGCGATGTCTTCCGGAGCAATGGTGGCTGGAGGTCTGGCCTTTACAGTTCCGGGCATCTGGATTCTTGAAGCTTCCTCAGAAGTAAGTTTCCTGTCGCTCCTAATCGTCACACTGGCGGGCACTATTCTGGGAGTCATTTTCACAGGACTGATCAGGCGTTACTTCATTGAAAAGGAGAAGCTACCCTTTCCCATGGGTGTGGCTTCCTATGAGACAGTCGTTGCCGGTGACAAAGGAGGAAAGAAGGCAAAGTATCTCTTCTCAACCATGGGAGCCGCTGCAGTATTTGTCGCCGTAAGGGACGGCCTGGAATGGATTCCCTCGGCGTGGTCTTCGGTTCGGCTGTATTCTAGAAACATCTTCTTTGGAATGTGGATCTCGCCTATGGCCGTCGGCATAGGTTACATAATCGGGCCGCTCTTCACTGGAGTGTGGTTCCTTGGGGCAGTTCTAAGCTATTTCTTCTTGATCCCAGTCGGAGTTGCGGCCGGATGGTTCGCAGATGTCGGCTCTGCGACGGCCTTCAAAGATAGTCTCGGGATTGGACTGATGGTCGGCACAGGAGTCGGAATCTTGCTCAAGGGAATCTTGCCGCGGGCAAGAGAGATCTACCTTCCCGTCAAGAGCAGCGGGAAGGGATCGCGAATAAAGACTCTTCGCTGGATACCCTTGGTTTTTGCAGCCATCGCTCTATTCCTCACAACTTTGACGGAAATGACTCTCGTGTCTTCTCTCCTTACAATAGTCGGCGTATGGCTGACGACGGCCATGGCCGCCTCGATTACCGGGCAATCGGGCATCAATCCGATGGAGATATTCGGCATCATCATTCTTATCGCCGTGAAGTCAGTCGCCAGCCTCGGCACAATCGAAGCGTTCTTGGTAGCGGGAGTAGTTGCAGTTGCTTGCGGCCTCGCGGGCGATGTACTCAACGATTTCAAATCCGGTTACCTTTTGAAGACCAATCCAAGGGCTCAGATCATTGCCGAGACGGTCGGCGGAGTAATTGGCGCAGTAGTCTCGGTAATCGTTCTCTTTATTATGTTCAGAGCCTATGGTACAATGGGCCCGGGAACGGAGCTGCCCGCGCCACAGGCATACGCCGTTTCCACTATGGTCGGTGGTCTTCCGAATACTCCGGCCTTTTTCTTCGGCTTGATGATCGGGATATTGATCTATCTGATGAAACTGCCGGGGATGACGCTCGGAATTGGTATGTACCTCCCTATGGAGATATCTACCGCAGCATTCGTTGGAGGAGTAATCAGCTTCATTGTCGGAAAGGTCAAGCCAAAATCGAAGGAGACCGGTTTGATAGTGTCGTCGGGGCTTCTTGGAGGCGAAGGTATAACCGGAGTAGTTTTGGCGATAATCAGGGTTCTAACAGTTAGCTAA
- a CDS encoding methionine ABC transporter ATP-binding protein has product MILSVDRLNLSFEDKSGRRKILDDVSFSIEEGEIVGIVGLSGAGKTSLLRTLNLLQPVDSGSIMFDGQNIVGLNESKVRSIRKKIGVVFQSYNLFRYRTVYQNIAFPLKIQGVSRSEIKERVMSIVSELGLEHRLGAYPSQLSGGEQQRAAIARALVMNPKLILLDEPTSALDPRTTGRLLDLVVNLNERRRVTFAVVTHDMDVIKRTCDRVAYLRNGKLHFFGPTHEFFVKIENNEVSDFGSPLELERSVLSRQKRLLRVLFWGERTHEPVLWEIASEFDIMINILYGKIEELKNGPFGTMIIAIDGHKQDQFIEKLRDSVFFLEEVR; this is encoded by the coding sequence TTGATACTGAGCGTTGACAGACTCAACCTTTCTTTCGAAGACAAATCGGGAAGGAGAAAGATCCTCGATGATGTCAGCTTCTCCATCGAAGAGGGCGAGATTGTCGGAATCGTAGGGTTGTCTGGAGCAGGGAAAACCTCTCTGCTCCGCACGCTCAACCTTCTCCAGCCGGTGGACAGCGGATCGATCATGTTCGATGGCCAAAACATAGTCGGGCTTAACGAAAGCAAAGTGAGGAGCATCAGGAAGAAAATAGGAGTAGTTTTTCAGAGCTACAACCTGTTTCGCTACAGAACAGTCTACCAGAACATCGCCTTCCCTCTGAAAATTCAGGGAGTCAGCAGGAGTGAGATCAAGGAAAGAGTTATGAGTATCGTTTCCGAACTCGGACTTGAGCATAGACTGGGCGCCTACCCTTCTCAGCTCTCCGGCGGCGAACAGCAGAGAGCTGCGATCGCTCGCGCTCTTGTAATGAATCCGAAGTTGATTCTTCTCGACGAACCCACTTCCGCCCTCGACCCGAGGACTACGGGCAGACTTCTCGACCTCGTGGTGAACCTCAATGAAAGACGCCGCGTTACCTTCGCGGTGGTCACCCACGATATGGATGTCATCAAGAGAACCTGTGACAGAGTCGCGTACTTGCGGAATGGGAAGCTGCACTTCTTCGGACCTACGCATGAATTCTTCGTCAAGATCGAGAACAATGAAGTGAGCGACTTTGGAAGCCCTCTCGAGCTGGAAAGAAGTGTTCTTTCGCGACAGAAGAGACTCTTGAGAGTACTCTTCTGGGGGGAGCGTACCCACGAGCCCGTCTTGTGGGAGATAGCAAGTGAGTTCGATATAATGATCAACATTCTGTACGGGAAGATCGAAGAGCTGAAGAACGGGCCTTTCGGAACAATGATCATCGCGATTGACGGGCATAAACAGGATCAGTTCATAGAGAAACTAAGAGACTCCGTCTTCTTTCTCGAGGAGGTCCGCTGA
- a CDS encoding secondary thiamine-phosphate synthase enzyme YjbQ: MKSYRKELFFNTATRREIINITPDVERALKESGIQEGLLLVNAMHITASVFINDNESGLHNDFEKWLERLAPEKPYSQYEHNGFEDNADAHLKRTVMGREVVLAVTEGRLDFGPWEQIFYYELDGMRRKRVLIKIIGD, encoded by the coding sequence TTGAAATCATACAGGAAAGAACTCTTTTTCAACACTGCAACCAGGCGAGAGATAATCAACATCACTCCAGATGTCGAAAGAGCACTCAAAGAAAGCGGAATCCAGGAAGGACTTCTGCTCGTGAACGCCATGCACATAACTGCAAGTGTATTCATCAACGACAATGAATCCGGGCTTCATAATGACTTCGAAAAATGGCTGGAAAGGCTTGCACCCGAGAAACCTTACTCACAGTATGAACACAACGGATTTGAGGACAATGCTGACGCACACCTGAAGAGAACCGTTATGGGTAGGGAAGTGGTGTTAGCCGTTACTGAGGGAAGACTTGACTTTGGACCATGGGAGCAGATCTTCTACTATGAACTGGACGGCATGAGAAGAAAGCGAGTTCTGATAAAAATAATCGGCGATTAA
- a CDS encoding MetQ/NlpA family ABC transporter substrate-binding protein → MKKFLVLIVLLGVVFAFGTTKIRIGATPVPHAEILEVIKADLAELGYELEIIVFNDYVLPNIALSTGELDANYFQHVPYLESFTSQRGIKGLVSAKAIHVEPMGFFLKKPLSELAPGDKIAVPNDPTNEGRALILLHNNGLIVLKDPSKLESTVLDIKENPKQLTFVEIEAGFIPRVYTDDKTVAGAVINTNYALTINLNAVKDSEFIEGAESPYANIITIRETDKDAAWLEALISVLTSEKVRDFINEKYDGAVVPVF, encoded by the coding sequence ATGAAGAAGTTTCTTGTGTTGATCGTTTTACTGGGAGTCGTATTTGCGTTCGGTACCACGAAGATCCGAATTGGCGCCACTCCAGTACCCCACGCCGAAATTCTGGAAGTAATCAAGGCCGACCTCGCCGAGCTGGGCTACGAACTGGAAATCATTGTGTTCAATGACTATGTTCTTCCAAACATTGCCCTTTCCACAGGGGAACTGGATGCTAATTATTTCCAGCACGTACCGTATCTTGAGTCCTTCACTTCTCAAAGAGGAATAAAAGGTTTGGTCTCAGCAAAGGCTATTCACGTCGAACCAATGGGGTTCTTTCTCAAGAAACCTCTTTCAGAGCTCGCGCCAGGTGATAAGATCGCAGTTCCGAACGATCCGACGAACGAAGGGCGGGCGCTCATTCTCCTTCACAACAACGGGCTTATCGTACTTAAGGATCCTTCAAAACTGGAATCTACAGTTCTAGACATCAAGGAAAACCCTAAGCAGTTGACCTTTGTGGAAATCGAGGCCGGATTCATTCCAAGGGTGTACACAGACGACAAGACCGTCGCCGGAGCCGTAATAAACACCAATTACGCGCTTACCATAAACCTTAATGCAGTCAAAGACTCGGAGTTCATTGAGGGCGCAGAATCTCCATACGCAAACATAATCACAATTCGAGAGACTGACAAAGATGCAGCCTGGCTCGAAGCTCTCATCAGTGTGTTGACGTCGGAGAAGGTAAGAGACTTCATAAACGAAAAGTACGATGGTGCGGTAGTGCCCGTTTTCTGA
- a CDS encoding isoprenylcysteine carboxylmethyltransferase family protein, which translates to MFGQIFFFIVLLFWVGFDVYLFFFHNRRISRRLQEKRSKYIMLAFVLSGMFGAVAVDGSSKEAFMLPFLPHRYVGIALMVFAIIVRFLVVCQLGPSFAIDVGTLPGQELRTDRMFRVIRHPAYAAEIAGSLGLAIVFDYPLSSILAFTPPTTGILYRISVEESNLKRVFGDAYTEYCKKTWRLIPYVF; encoded by the coding sequence ATGTTTGGTCAGATCTTCTTCTTCATCGTTCTGCTTTTCTGGGTGGGATTTGACGTCTACCTCTTCTTCTTTCATAACAGAAGAATCAGCAGACGACTTCAGGAGAAACGATCGAAGTATATAATGCTTGCCTTCGTTCTGTCGGGTATGTTTGGAGCGGTGGCTGTCGACGGAAGTTCTAAGGAAGCATTCATGCTTCCGTTTCTTCCACATAGATATGTAGGTATCGCATTGATGGTATTCGCCATTATTGTCCGTTTTTTGGTCGTTTGCCAGCTCGGTCCGTCGTTTGCGATCGATGTAGGAACGCTCCCCGGTCAAGAGCTGAGAACGGATCGAATGTTCAGAGTAATCCGTCATCCGGCCTATGCCGCCGAGATAGCAGGGTCCCTGGGCCTTGCTATCGTCTTCGATTACCCTCTCAGTTCGATCCTTGCATTCACACCGCCGACGACAGGCATCCTGTACAGAATCTCCGTGGAGGAAAGCAATCTCAAACGCGTCTTTGGAGATGCTTATACGGAATACTGCAAGAAGACGTGGCGGCTCATACCCTACGTGTTTTAA
- the pgsW gene encoding poly-gamma-glutamate system protein, with protein sequence MKHFHAVGRVPFNRIHISLKWLLLGVVFGVAAFFIVSLSMERIESPHFSAQLSAARLMASSIAELSTFRESLGIEIDPSVDPNLTGLIGPEFTELTTTLGNLQAKRTSTNPDFAALLVKYFEELDLKRGDPVAIGASGSFPALLLAALCACEVLELEPLVIYSIGASEHGATHPEFTFVMMLKRLVEAGLLKDSLIAVSLGGNYDTASGMFFPGARELMTEIALSSGKTFIYEEPLQASIDKRLEIYVQEAEGPPSVFVNVGGAAPNFGNTLLAISLDNGLLTAFSSIPEGDERGLIFEFAELGVPVIHLLNIRDLAMENGIPIDPVPLPEPGISGVYFVDSYSLPLTLTFLFLMILCVVAGRMIKK encoded by the coding sequence TTGAAACACTTTCATGCAGTGGGCAGAGTCCCTTTCAATCGGATTCACATTTCTCTCAAATGGTTATTGCTCGGCGTCGTTTTCGGAGTAGCGGCCTTCTTCATCGTCAGTCTTTCAATGGAGAGGATCGAGTCGCCTCACTTCTCTGCCCAGTTGTCCGCGGCTCGACTAATGGCGTCTTCCATAGCCGAACTTTCGACTTTCCGGGAGTCGCTTGGCATAGAAATCGACCCCTCCGTCGACCCTAATCTGACCGGGCTCATTGGACCGGAATTCACTGAGTTAACGACTACTCTCGGGAATCTGCAGGCAAAGAGAACTTCGACGAATCCAGACTTCGCGGCTCTCTTGGTGAAGTACTTCGAAGAACTCGATCTCAAGAGAGGTGATCCCGTAGCTATAGGAGCGAGCGGTTCTTTCCCGGCGCTCCTTCTCGCCGCTCTCTGCGCCTGTGAAGTTCTGGAACTCGAACCCCTTGTAATCTACTCGATTGGCGCTTCAGAGCACGGCGCAACGCATCCGGAATTTACCTTCGTTATGATGCTGAAAAGACTTGTAGAGGCGGGACTTCTTAAAGACAGTCTGATCGCGGTCTCTCTGGGCGGTAATTACGATACGGCAAGCGGGATGTTTTTCCCAGGCGCGCGTGAACTGATGACTGAGATTGCTTTGTCCAGCGGAAAGACCTTCATATATGAAGAACCTCTTCAGGCAAGCATCGACAAACGTTTGGAGATCTATGTCCAGGAGGCCGAAGGGCCGCCTTCTGTTTTCGTAAACGTGGGCGGGGCAGCGCCGAATTTTGGCAATACACTTCTAGCGATAAGTCTCGACAACGGTTTGCTTACTGCGTTCTCTTCGATCCCTGAAGGCGATGAAAGGGGACTGATTTTTGAGTTCGCAGAGCTCGGTGTGCCTGTGATTCATCTGCTGAACATTAGAGACCTTGCGATGGAGAATGGGATTCCGATCGATCCCGTTCCTCTTCCGGAGCCGGGAATCAGCGGAGTATATTTTGTCGATAGTTACTCGTTACCTCTGACCTTGACCTTTCTATTCCTTATGATCCTCTGCGTTGTCGCGGGAAGGATGATTAAGAAATGA
- a CDS encoding methionine ABC transporter permease has protein sequence MFSQIFKATLETLYMLLLSGFLATLLGIPLGVGLYLCSRSRRLKSLYALLDLLVNIFRSIPFIILVLLLIPVTKNVMGTIIGPNAAIFNLTIAAIPFMARLSENSFNAVPSGIIDSSNSMGLNKWQMVTKVLIPETLPDQIGNITVLLINLVTYTAIAGAVGAGGLGQLAINYGYYRFQWDVVLYAVIVLVAISQLLQFTGGRLAKGMRK, from the coding sequence ATGTTCTCACAAATATTTAAGGCGACGCTAGAAACCTTATACATGCTTCTTCTCTCCGGTTTCCTGGCAACTCTACTCGGTATTCCGCTTGGTGTAGGCCTTTACCTCTGTTCAAGATCGCGAAGGCTGAAAAGCCTCTATGCGCTGCTTGACCTGTTAGTAAATATCTTCAGATCGATACCTTTCATTATTCTCGTGTTGCTCCTGATTCCCGTTACGAAAAACGTAATGGGGACGATAATTGGGCCGAACGCTGCGATCTTCAATCTTACTATTGCAGCTATACCTTTCATGGCTAGGCTTTCGGAGAATTCTTTCAACGCCGTTCCTTCGGGAATAATCGATTCGTCAAACTCGATGGGACTGAACAAGTGGCAGATGGTCACTAAGGTTCTGATACCGGAAACACTGCCCGATCAGATCGGCAACATAACCGTACTCTTGATCAATCTCGTGACCTACACCGCCATAGCGGGCGCGGTCGGGGCCGGAGGTCTTGGTCAGCTGGCGATCAACTACGGTTACTACCGGTTCCAGTGGGACGTAGTTCTCTACGCTGTGATCGTTCTCGTGGCGATCAGTCAGCTTCTCCAGTTCACCGGAGGAAGACTGGCGAAAGGAATGCGAAAATAG
- a CDS encoding UPF0158 family protein — protein sequence MKRLPIDIDMLVTLMEVDDRVYDEISYLDTEAGKIIFYQEDCFPQELVNCEIEREEITEDLLRYKWMRIEDLYTYYDLFCSDESDRFEDIPQITSGDKFALIEEFIYTKVEESIRDEVLYEVSGRGAFSKFRTFLEHHSEYKDAWYEFESENLRRIAVEWLNSIGIDPIDSLEQ from the coding sequence ATGAAGAGACTGCCGATCGACATCGATATGTTAGTCACTTTGATGGAGGTTGACGACAGAGTGTACGACGAGATATCGTATCTCGACACAGAGGCGGGTAAGATCATCTTCTATCAAGAAGATTGTTTCCCGCAAGAATTGGTGAACTGCGAGATTGAAAGGGAAGAGATCACTGAAGACCTTTTGAGGTACAAATGGATGAGAATCGAAGATTTGTACACTTATTATGATTTGTTCTGCAGCGATGAATCGGATAGATTCGAGGACATACCGCAGATTACTTCGGGAGATAAATTCGCTCTGATCGAAGAGTTCATTTACACAAAAGTAGAAGAGAGCATCAGGGATGAAGTCCTTTACGAGGTTTCCGGAAGAGGGGCATTTTCGAAATTCCGCACATTTCTCGAGCATCACAGCGAATACAAGGACGCCTGGTATGAATTCGAAAGCGAGAATTTGAGAAGGATTGCCGTCGAGTGGCTCAACTCGATAGGAATCGATCCGATCGATAGTCTTGAACAGTGA